Proteins encoded in a region of the Labrus mixtus chromosome 19, fLabMix1.1, whole genome shotgun sequence genome:
- the tnikb gene encoding TRAF2 and NCK interacting kinase b isoform X10 has protein sequence MVVEEASILSPVNTERTMASDSPARSLDEIDLSALRDPAGIFELVELVGNGTYGQVYKGRHVKTGQLAAIKVMDVTGDEEEEIKAEINMLKKYSHHRNIATYYGAFIKKNPPGMDDQLWLVMEFCGAGSVTDLIKNTKGNSLKEEWIAYICREILRGLTHLHQHKVIHRDIKGQNVLLTENAEVKLVDFGVSAQLDRTVGRRNTFIGTPYWMAPEVIACDENPDATYDFKSDLWSLGITAIEMAEGAPPLCDMHPMRALFLIPRNPAPRLKSKKWSKKFQSFIDSCLVKSHSQRPSTEQLLKHPFIRDLPNERQVRIQLKDHIDRTKKRRGERDETEYEYSGSEEEDEERDIGEPSSIINIPGESTLRRDFLRLQLANKERSELIRRQQLEQQQNEEHKRQLLAERQKRIEEQKEQRRRLEEQQRREREMRKQQEREQRRRYEEMEQIRREEERRHAEREQEYIRRQLEEEQRQLEILQQQLLQEQALLLEYKRKQIEEQRQAERLQRQLQQERAYLVSLQQQQQESTRPPQDKKQLYHYKDQAPGTNDKPAWAKEVEEHYKMNRQSSPALQHKVSNRISDPSLPPRSESFSSGGIQQARTPPMHRSVEPQMAHLVQVKSHGLSGSQSLYDPHGVSSSSASPSPSRPPMPRQNSDPTSDTPPPPPLSRLAPPLDKLDRSSWLRQDDDMPPKVPQRTTSISPALVRKHSPGNGPGLGPRAGAHLIRASNPDLRRTDISMDTPLKRTSSNSSSSSSTPSSQGGSNERGNSAVMTEGSTVSSHETKDDGREVTRPSRPADLTALAKELRELRQGEETSRPPVKVTDYSSSSEDSHSSEDEEGEGRSNDGSVAVSDIPRIMPAAGQGSNESFGGIGGHNDAHDDSYGNSSQDSTLMMREKHRERRRSSAASNGFPGNANLFPGNANLPDLVQQSTSPLVSPGDASGAQYGMGGSGGSKSSFTPFVDPRVYGTSPTDDDDNISASALFADELLKHEQEQARLNEAKKISVVNVNPTNIRPHSDTPEIRKYKKRFNSEILCAALWGVNLLVGTENGLMLLDRSGQGKVYNLINRRRFQQMDVLEGLNVLVTISGKKNKLRVYYLSWLRNRILHNDPEVEKKQGWITVGELEGCVHYKVVKYERIKFLVIALKNSVEIYAWAPKPYHKFMAFKSFTDLQHRPQLVDLTVEEGQRLKVIYGSSVGFHVIDVDSGNPYDIYIPSHIQGQVTPHAIVVLPKTDGMEMLLCYEDEGVYVNTYGRITKDVVLQWGEMPTSVAYIHSNQIMGWGEKAIEIRSVETGHLDGVFMHKRAQRLKFLSERNDKVFFASVRSGGSSQVFFMTLNRSSMMNW, from the exons GGTCGACATGTCAAAACCGGCCAGCTCGCTGCTATTAAGGTCATGGACGTCACCGGA gatgaagaggaggagattaAAGCAGAGATCAACATGCTGAAGAAGTACAGCCACCACAGAAACATTGCAACATATTATGGAGCGTTTATCAAGAAGAATCCTCCGGGAATGGACGACCAGCTCTGG ctGGTGATGGAGTTTTGCGGGGCCGGCTCTGTGACAGATCTGATCAAAAACACCAAAGGGAACTCTCTGAAGGAGGAGTGGATCGCTTACATCTGCAGAGAGATCCTCCGG GGTCTGACCCATCTCCACCAGCACAAGGTTATCCACAGAGATATCAAAGGCCAGAACGTGCTGCTGACAGAGAATGCAGAGGTTAAACTGG tggACTTTGGTGTGAGCGCTCAGTTGGACCGTACAGTTGGACGGAGGAATACATTCATTGGGACGCCGTACTGGATGGCCCCAGAGGTCATCGCCTGTGACGAGAATCCTGACGCCACATATGACTTCAAG AGTGATTTGTGGTCGCTCGGTATCACAGCCATCGAGATGGCAGAGGGAGCACCAC ctctATGTGACATGCATCCAATGAGAGCGCTCTTCCTCATCCCCAGAAATCCCGCCCCCAGACTCAAGTCAAAGAAGTG GTCGAAGAAGTTCCAGTCGTTCATAGACAGCTGTCTGGTGAAGAGTCACAGTCAGAGGCCTAGCACCGAGCAGCTCCTCAAACACCCGTTCATCAGAGACCTCCCCAACGAGCGGCAGGTCCGCATCCAGCTGAAGGACCACATCGACCGCaccaagaagaggaggggggagaggg ATGAGACAGAATACGAGTACAGcggcagtgaggaggaggatgaagagagggaCATTGGCGAGCCCAG ttCAATCATCAACATCCCCGGAGAGTCTACTCTGAGGCGGGACTTCCTGCGGCTCCAGCTGGCCAATAAGGAGCGGTCGGAGCTGATCCGCCGTcagcagctggagcagcagcagaacgaGGAACACAAGCGCCAACTACTGGCTGAAAGACAGAAACGCATTGAGGAGCAGAAAGAGCAGAGGCGACGGCTGGAGGAG CAACAGCGTCGAGAGCGTGAGatgaggaagcagcaggagcgcgagcagaggaggaggtacgaggagatggagcagatccgccgtgaggaggagaggaggcatgCAGAGAGGGAACAG GAGTATATCCGtagacagctggaggaggagcagaggcagCTGGagatcctgcagcagcagctcctgcaggagCAGGCCTTACTGCTG GAGTACAAGAGGAAGCAGATTGAGGAGCAGCGGCAGGCCGAGCGGCTGCAgaggcagctgcagcaggagcgAGCCTACCTGGTGTCCttgcaacagcagcagcaggagtcGACTCGACCGCCACAGGACAAGAAGCAGCTGTACCACTACAAAGACCAGGCGCCCGGCACCAACGACAAACCCGCGTGGGCCAAAGAG GTGGAGGAGCATTATAAGATGAACAGACAGTCTTCTCCTGCTTTGCAGCACAAAGTCTCAAACCGGATCTCGGACCCCTCTCTGCCGCCGCGCTCCGAGTCGTTCAGCAGTGGAGGAATCCAGCAGGCCCGGACCCCGCCCATGCACCGCTCTGTCGAGCCAcag atggCCCACCTAGTGCAAGTGAAGAGTCACGGTCTGTCAGGCTCCCAGTCTCTGTACGATCCTCACGGCGTTTCTTCCTCCTCGGCGTCACCCTCCCCATCCCGGCCTCCCATGCCCCGGCAGAATTCTGACCCCACCTCCGacacccctcctcccccgccCCTATCCCGCCTGGCGCCCCCCCTCGACAAGTTGGACCGCAGCTCGTGGCTGCGACAGGACGACGACATGCCCCCCAAG GTTCCTCAAAGGACGACCTCCATCTCTCCGGCTCTGGTCAGGAAGCACTCTCCTGGAAATGGACCTGGCCTTGGACCTCGGGCCGGAGCGCACCTCATACGggccag CAACCCTGACTTGCGGAGGACAGACATTTCCATGGATACGCCCCTGAAGAGGACGAGCAGCaacagctcctccagctccagcaCCCCGAGTTCCCAGGGAGGCTCCAACGAACGAG GAAATTCAGCCGTTATGACTGAAGGCTCAACAGTTTCTTCCCACGAGACCAAAGATGACGGCAGAGAGGTGACACGACCCAGCAGGCCTGCA GACCTGACGGCTCTGGCCAAAGAGCTGAGGGAGCTGCGACAGGGGGAAGAAACCAGTCGCCCGCCCGTCAAAGTGACCGACTACTCGTCGTCCAGCGAGGACTCTCACAGcagcgaggacgaggagggagaGGGCAGGTCTAATGACGGATCAGTGGCTGTCAGCGATATACCGCGCATTAT GCCAGCTGCAGGTCAAGGCAGCAACGAGTCCTTTGGCGGGATAGGAGGACACAATGACGCCCATGACGACTCGTATGGAAACAGCTCCCAGGACAGCACCCTGATGATGCGTGAG aAACATAGAGAACGGAGGCGGAGCTCTGCCGCCAGCAACGGTTTCCCCGGCAACGCTAATCTGTTCCCCGGTAACGCCAATCTCCCTGATTTGGTGCAGCAAAGCACCTCCCCTCTGGTCTCCCCTGGTGACGCCTCCGGGGCCCAA TACGGAATGGGAGGCAGTGGGGGCTCCAAGTCGTCCTTCACACCGTTCGTTGATCCGAGGGTGTACGGGACGTCCCCGACTGACGACGATGATAACATCTCTGCCTCAG CGCTGTTTGCTGATGAGCTTTTGAAGCACGAGCAGGAACAGGCGAGACTCAACGAGGCCAAGAAGATCTCTGTGGTCAACGTGAACCCGACCAACATCCGACCGCACAGCGACACACCCGAGATCCGCAAATACAAGAAACGTTTCAACTCTGAGATCCTCTGTGCAGCTCTGTGGG GAGTGAATCTCCTGGTGGGGACGGAGAACGGCCTGATGTTGTTGGATCGAAGCGGTCAGGGCAAAGTCTACAACTTGATTAATCGACGGCGCTTCCAGCAGATGGACGTCTTGGAGGGACTCAACGTCTTGGTCACCATCTCAG GGAAGAAGAACAAGCTGCGTGTTTACTACCTGTCCTGGCTGAGGAACAGGATATTACACAACGACCCTGAGGTGGAAAAGAAACAGGGCTGGATCACTGTTGGGGAGCTGGAGGGCTGTGTGCATTATAAAGTCG TGAAGTACGAGAGGATTAAATTTTTGGTGATTGCTCTGAAGAACTCAGTGGAGATCTACGCTTGGGCGCCGAAACCTTACCACAAGTTTATGGCCTTCAAG TCGTTCACTGATCTGCAGCATCGCCCCCAGCTAGTGGACCTGACCGTGGAGGAGGGACAGAGGTTGAAAGTCATTTACGGCTCCAGTGTCGGCTTCCATGTCATCGATGTCGACTCGGGCAACCCTTACGACATCTACATCCCCTCACAT ATTCAGGGTCAGGTGACCCCGCACGCCATCGTGGTTCTGCCCAAGACGGACGGCATGGAGATGCTGCTGTGCTACGAGGACGAAGGCGTCTACGTCAACACCTACGGACGCATCACCAAAGACGTGGTGCTGCAGTGGGGCGAGATGCCCACCTCCGTCG cctACATCCACTCCAACCAGATCATGGGCTGGGGAGAGAAGGCCATTGAGATCCGCTCCGTGGAGACGGGACACCTCGACGGAGTTTTCATGCACAAGCGAGCTCAGCGACTGAAGTTCCTGTCGGAGAGGAACGACAAG GTTTTCTTCGCCTCTGTGCGTTCTGGAGGCAGCAGTCAAGTCTTCTTCATGACCCTAAACAGAAGCTCCATGATGAACTGGTAA